Proteins encoded within one genomic window of Fragaria vesca subsp. vesca linkage group LG1, FraVesHawaii_1.0, whole genome shotgun sequence:
- the LOC101306267 gene encoding scarecrow-like protein 32-like — protein sequence MKTEVRVGSSTSIAALQSPSLLINNTTSQGASLTGALRGCLGSLDGACIEKLLLHCASALESNDVTLAQQVMWVLNNVASSVGDPNQRLTSWILRALISRSSRICPSVNSFNGGGGSNPSSSNTSTSTTAAERRLMTVTELAGYVDLIPWHRFGYCASNSAIFQAIQGCSKIHILDFSITHCMQWPTLIDALGKRPEGPPESLRVTVPSCRPLVPPLLNVSIEEVGLRLGNFSRFRDVPFEFNVIENSSSFELLLSQLNPTSLNLDDDEALVVNCQNWLRYLSDDEGSSNSARNTFLTMIRCLNPRIIVVVDEDSDLSSPSLSSRITTCFNYLWIPFDSLETFLPKDSNQRMEYEFDIGQKIENIIGFEGVQRIERLESGVTASQRMRNAGFLSSPFCEETVGEVKTLLDEHASGWGMKREEEMLVLTWKGHNSVFATAWVPNQTGLLLED from the coding sequence ATGAAAACTGAAGTGAGAGTAGGAAGCAGTACGTCAATTGCTGCTTTACAGAGTCCGAGTCTCTTGATAAACAATACCACCTCTCAGGGCGCCTCCCTCACCGGCGCCCTCAGAGGATGCCTCGGAAGCCTCGATGGGGCTTGCATAGAGAAACTCTTGCTTCACTGTGCGAGTGCCCTAGAGAGCAACGATGTCACTTTAGCTCAGCAAGTGATGTGGGTGCTTAACAATGTCGCTTCTTCTGTTGGTGACCCTAATCAAAGGCTCACCTCCTGGATCTTAAGGGCACTGATCTCAAGATCCTCCAGAATTTGCCCCAGTGTGAACAGCTTTAACGGAGGCGGGGGTTCTAACCCTAGCAGTAGTAATACTTCTACTAGCACCACCGCGGCAGAGAGGAGGCTGATGACGGTGACGGAGCTAGCCGGGTATGTTGATCTAATCCCATGGCACAGGTTTGGATATTGTGCATCCAACAGTGCAATTTTCCAGGCAATTCAAGGGTGCTCAAAGATACATATCTTGGACTTTAGCATTACCCACTGTATGCAGTGGCCTACTCTCATAGATGCTCTGGGAAAAAGACCAGAAGGCCCTCCTGAATCACTTAGAGTGACTGTTCCCTCTTGTAGGCCTCTAGTTCCTCCTTTGCTCAATGTGTCAATTGAAGAGGTCGGTCTTCGTTTGGGAAATTTCTCCAGGTTTAGGGATGTCCCATTTGAGTTCAATGTCATCGAAAACTCGTCTTCTTTCGAGTTGTTATTGAGCCAACTGAACCCTACTTCGTTAAATCTCGACGACGACGAGGCCTTGGTAGTAAATTGCCAAAACTGGTTACGCTATTTGTCCGATGATGAGGGTAGTTCTAACAGTGCTCGTAACACTTTCCTTACCATGATTAGATGTCTCAACCCTAGAATCATCGTCGTCGTGGACGAAGATTCCGATCTAAGTTCCCCGAGCCTCAGTTCGAGAATCACCACATGTTTTAACTACTTGTGGATACCCTTTGATTCCTTGGAAACTTTCTTGCCCAAAGATAGTAACCAGAGGATGGAGTACGAGTTCGACATTGGTCAGAAGATCGAGAACATTATCGGTTTCGAAGGAGTCCAGAGAATAGAGAGGCTAGAGTCTGGCGTGACGGCGTCGCAGCGGATGAGGAACGCCGGTTTCTTGAGCTCGCCGTTTTGTGAAGAGACTGTAGGGGAAGTGAAGACCTTGCTCGATGAACATGCTAGTGGCTGGGGAATGAAACGTGAAGAAGAAATGTTGGTACTGACTTGGAAAGGACACAACTCGGTTTTTGCCACAGCTTGGGTACCAAATCAAACTGGGTTACTGTTGGAGGATTAA